The Epinephelus lanceolatus isolate andai-2023 chromosome 21, ASM4190304v1, whole genome shotgun sequence genome has a segment encoding these proteins:
- the LOC117247663 gene encoding heparan sulfate glucosamine 3-O-sulfotransferase 2-like codes for MACVLLFTRLLPFSHRLTRTSICLLSLLLSYLCYCALFPAETIMQKSGDPTPSCQRVLADGVKRRVQKSPSCVLPLDARPSSVEASRLRTDQRPPSTLRVDTPSPPMGNLKFGNKKLPNAIIVGVKKGGTRAVLEFIRIHPDVRAAGTETHFFDRNYDRGLEWYRGLMPRTLESQITMEKTPSYFVTKETPHRISAMSRDTKLIVVVRDPVTRAISDYTQTLSKTPDLPSFQDLAFRNQTLGIVDTSWNAIRIGLYALHLENWLRFFPLAQIHFVSGERLITDPAGELARVQDFLGLKRIVTDKHFYFNRTKGFPCLKKPESSGSPRCLGKSKGRTHVQIDRDAIEQLRDFYRPYNVKFYEMVGHDFKWE; via the exons ATGGCATGCGTGCTCCTCTTCACTCGACTTCTTCCCTTCTCTCACCGGCTCACAAGAACATCCATCTGCTTATTATCCCTTTTACTCTCTTATCTGTGCTACTGTGCACTATTCCCAGCCGAAACCATCATGCAAAAGTCAGGTGATCCGACGCCCAGCTGCCAGCGCGTCCTGGCCGATGGAGTCAAAAGACGCGTTCAGAAATCACCGTCCTGCGTTTTGCCGCTGGATGCGAGACCCAGCAGTGTCGAGGCATCTCGGCTGAGAACCGACCAAAGACCTCCTTCGACTCTCCGCGTCGACACGCCCAGTCCCCCCATGGGTAACTTAAAGTTTGGGAATAAAAAGTTGCCGAACGCCATCATAGTCGGTGTGAAAAAGGGAGGCACCAGAGCTGTGCTGGAGTTCATCAGGATTCACCCGGACGTGCGAGCGGCTGGAACCGAGACTCACTTCTTTGACAGGAACTATGACAGAGGCCTGGAGTGGTACAG aGGTTTAATGCCAAGGACTCTCGAAAGCCAAATCACGATGGAGAAGACACCAAGCTACTTTGTGACAAAAGAGACGCCACACCGGATCTCTGCCATGTCCCGAGATACCAAGCTCATTGTGGTGGTGCGCGACCCCGTCACCCGTGCGATATCAGATTATACTCAGACTTTATCCAAAACGCCCGACCTGCCGAGCTTCCAGGATCTAGCCTTCAGAAACCAGACCCTGGGCATTGTGGACACGTCCTGGAATGCCATTCGGATCGGCCTGTACGCTCTGCACCTTGAAAACTGGCTACGCTTCTTCCCTCTGGCTCAGATCCACTTTGTGAGCGGAGAGCGTCTTATCACAGACCCGGCAGGGGAGTTGGCTCGGGTGCAAGACTTCCTTGGGTTAAAGCGCATtgtcacagacaaacacttctATTTCAACCGCACCAAGGGCTTCCCTTGCCTTAAGAAGCCGGAGAGCAGCGGCTCACCTCGCTGCCTGGGCAAGTCCAAGGGCAGAACTCACGTGCAGATAGACAGAGATGCTATTGAGCAACTGCGAGACTTCTATAGACCTTACAACGTCAAGTTTTATGAAATGGTGGGTCACGATTTCAAGTGGGAGTAG